The Coregonus clupeaformis isolate EN_2021a unplaced genomic scaffold, ASM2061545v1 scaf1138, whole genome shotgun sequence genome includes a region encoding these proteins:
- the LOC121551110 gene encoding methyltransferase-like protein 23 isoform X2 — MYVWPCAVVLAQYVWTHREELIHKTVLELGAGVSLPGVVAAKCGAQVILSDSAELPLCLENCRRTCEVNELPNVLVVGITWGEVSPDLLLLPPLDIILGSDVFYEPEDFENALVTISFLLRKNPVAQFWTTYQERSADWSIEALLHKWNLKCLNIPLEKFHANKDQLAGSTLPGSHAVQMIITEDKES; from the exons ATGTATGTCTGGCCTTGTGCAGTGGTATTAGCACAATATGTGTGGACACATAGGGAAGAGCTGATCCACAAAACGGTGCTAGAG CTTGGGGCTGGCGTGAGTTTACCTGGTGTGGTGGCAGCAAAGTGTGGGGCACAAGTGATCTTGTCAGACAGTGCAGAACTTCCACTGTGTCTGGAGAACTGTAGGCGCACGTGTGAAGTGAATGAACTGCCCAATGTGCTTGTGGTGGGTATTACCTGGGGAGAAGTCTCCCCAGACCTTCTGCTCCTCCCTCCATTAGACATCATCTTGGGATCAGATGTTTTCTATGAGCCTGAAG ATTTTGAAAATGCCCTGGTGACCATCTCCTTCCTCTTGAGGAAAAACCCTGTGGCCCAATTTTGGACAACTTACCAAGAGAGAAG TGCTGACTGGTCCATAGAGGCATTGCTGCACAAATGGAACTTGAAGTGTCTCAACATTCCACTGGAGAAATTCCACGCCAACAAAGACCAACTAGCTGGGTCAACACTTCCTGGAAGCCATGCTGTACAAATGATTATAACTGAGGACAAGGAAAGCTGA